In the genome of Photobacterium sp. TLY01, one region contains:
- a CDS encoding GspE/PulE family protein: MQLRLRKRLGDLLVEEGIVRQEQLDLALEQQRSTGRKLGDTLISMDFLGEQQLLAFLSRQLDIPLIDLNRVAVDSEAVGLLPEVHARRLRALVISHRGDTVRVAMSDPADLAAQEAVLNQLYQFRVELVIAPEHQLIASFDRYYRRTKEIASFAEQLHAEHQANSDFSFSVDHYDNEEVTVVKLINSLFEDAIQVGASDIHIEPDASVLRIRQRIDGVLHETLLNESAIASALVLRLKLMSGLDISEKRLPQDGRFNVTVRGHSVDVRVSTMPVQYGESVVMRLLDQSAGILSLDQIGMPADILARFRRQLKRPHGMILVTGPTGSGKTTTLYGALSELNKPGKKLITAEDPVEYRLPRVNQVQVNTKIGLTFSGILRTFLRQDPDIILVGEMRDQETVEIGLRAALTGHLVLSTLHTNDAVDSALRMMDMEAPGYLVASAVRAVLAQRLVRRICQDCSHEVSPDAAELQWLKACFPSSAEQTFRQGRGCQSCNLTGYKGRIGVFELLEMTPAMMDALRANDAMAFAQLARASEGYQPLIESAMALALAGQTSLEEVLQLSEGDYLIPEFDAFTASPESR, encoded by the coding sequence ATGCAGCTGAGATTACGCAAACGTCTGGGGGATCTGCTGGTTGAAGAAGGCATCGTCCGGCAGGAACAGCTCGATCTGGCACTGGAGCAGCAACGCAGTACCGGCCGCAAGCTGGGTGATACTCTGATTAGCATGGATTTTTTGGGCGAACAGCAATTGCTGGCCTTCCTGTCCCGTCAGTTGGATATCCCGCTGATCGACCTGAACCGGGTGGCAGTCGACAGTGAAGCCGTTGGCCTGCTACCGGAAGTGCATGCCCGTCGGCTGAGGGCGCTGGTGATCAGCCACCGGGGCGATACTGTCCGGGTGGCCATGAGTGATCCGGCCGACCTGGCCGCCCAGGAAGCGGTGCTGAATCAGCTGTATCAGTTCCGGGTGGAGCTGGTGATTGCCCCGGAACATCAGCTGATTGCCTCGTTTGACCGTTATTACCGCCGAACCAAGGAAATAGCCTCTTTTGCCGAGCAGTTGCATGCCGAGCATCAGGCCAACAGCGATTTTAGCTTCAGTGTTGATCATTACGACAATGAAGAAGTGACAGTCGTCAAGCTGATCAATTCCCTGTTCGAAGATGCCATTCAGGTGGGCGCCTCGGATATCCATATCGAACCGGATGCCAGCGTACTGCGTATTCGTCAGCGCATTGATGGTGTGCTCCATGAAACCCTGCTGAACGAGTCTGCCATCGCTTCGGCTTTGGTGCTGCGCCTGAAACTCATGAGCGGACTGGACATTTCTGAGAAACGTTTGCCGCAGGACGGCCGTTTTAACGTGACGGTTCGCGGCCACTCGGTGGATGTGCGTGTCTCGACTATGCCGGTGCAGTACGGTGAATCTGTCGTGATGCGTCTGCTGGATCAGTCAGCCGGTATTTTGAGTCTGGATCAGATTGGCATGCCGGCCGATATTCTTGCCCGCTTCCGGCGTCAACTCAAACGCCCGCATGGCATGATTTTGGTGACCGGCCCGACCGGCTCAGGTAAAACGACCACCCTTTACGGCGCACTGAGCGAGCTGAATAAACCCGGTAAGAAGCTGATCACCGCCGAAGATCCGGTGGAATACCGGCTGCCGCGGGTGAATCAGGTGCAGGTGAATACCAAAATCGGCCTGACGTTTTCCGGCATCCTGCGGACTTTTCTGCGTCAGGACCCGGATATTATTCTGGTCGGGGAAATGCGGGATCAGGAAACTGTGGAAATCGGTCTGCGCGCTGCGCTGACCGGACACCTGGTGCTGTCGACACTCCATACCAATGATGCGGTAGACAGTGCCCTGAGGATGATGGACATGGAAGCGCCAGGCTATCTGGTGGCCAGTGCGGTTCGGGCCGTGCTGGCTCAGCGTCTGGTCCGCCGAATCTGTCAGGACTGCAGCCATGAGGTGTCGCCGGATGCTGCAGAGCTGCAATGGCTGAAAGCCTGTTTTCCGTCTTCAGCCGAGCAGACATTCCGGCAGGGCAGAGGCTGTCAGAGCTGTAACCTGACCGGCTATAAAGGCCGGATTGGGGTGTTTGAATTGCTGGAAATGACGCCGGCCATGATGGATGCACTGCGCGCCAATGATGCGATGGCGTTTGCGCAGCTGGCGCGTGCTTCTGAAGGTTATCAGCCGCTGATTGAGTCTGCGATGGCACTGGCACTGGCCGGGCAAACCAGCCTGGAAGAAGTGCTGCAGCTGAGTGAAGGGGATTACCTGATCCCCGAGTTCGATGCGTTCACGGCGTCACCGGAGTCTCGCTGA
- a CDS encoding type II secretion system F family protein has protein sequence MPRFEYRGRGSQGQLKKGQLDAVSAEAAADQLMRQGIIPLEIRRGRSDSPLTLGGLLQRNVPLEAMVILCRQLYSLTKAGVPLLRAMKGLEQSTSHPLLQSTIDAVTVELTNGRALSQAMKMHPKVFSELFVSMIHVGENTGRLEDALLQLAQYYEQELETRRRIKSAMRYPMFVLSAILLAMIVLNTKVIPQFASMFSRFGVELPLPTRILIGTSDFMLSYWPLLLGGSVVSWIGLKAWQRTPEGQEKWDHWRLKVPVVGDIINRAQLSRFARTFALMIRAGVPLNQAIQLSAEALENRFLENRLIDMKNGIEGGSSITQTARQSGIFTPLVLQMIAVGEETGQVDELLHEVSDFYDREVDYDLKTLTARIEPFLLAVVAGMVLILALGIFLPMWNLLDVARGA, from the coding sequence ATGCCGAGGTTCGAGTACCGGGGACGGGGCAGTCAGGGACAACTGAAGAAAGGCCAGCTAGATGCGGTAAGCGCGGAAGCGGCCGCTGATCAGTTGATGCGACAAGGGATTATTCCATTGGAGATCCGCCGTGGCCGGAGCGACAGTCCGCTGACGCTGGGCGGTCTGTTGCAGCGCAATGTGCCACTGGAAGCCATGGTGATTCTGTGCCGTCAGCTGTACAGCCTGACCAAAGCTGGCGTGCCGCTGCTGCGGGCTATGAAAGGGCTGGAGCAGAGTACCAGCCACCCGTTACTGCAATCGACCATTGATGCCGTGACTGTGGAGCTGACCAACGGTCGAGCGCTGTCGCAGGCGATGAAAATGCATCCGAAGGTGTTCTCCGAGCTGTTCGTGTCGATGATCCATGTGGGTGAAAATACCGGTCGCCTGGAAGATGCCCTGCTGCAACTGGCGCAGTATTATGAGCAGGAACTGGAAACCCGGCGACGGATCAAATCGGCCATGCGTTATCCGATGTTTGTGCTCAGTGCGATTTTGCTGGCGATGATCGTACTCAATACCAAAGTGATCCCGCAATTTGCTTCCATGTTCAGCCGGTTTGGCGTCGAATTGCCTCTGCCGACCCGTATTTTAATCGGTACCTCAGATTTTATGCTGAGTTACTGGCCCTTGTTGCTCGGCGGCTCAGTGGTCAGCTGGATTGGCTTGAAAGCCTGGCAGCGCACTCCGGAAGGCCAGGAAAAGTGGGACCACTGGCGCCTGAAAGTCCCAGTCGTGGGCGATATCATCAACCGGGCTCAGCTGTCACGGTTTGCCCGCACTTTTGCCCTGATGATCCGTGCTGGTGTGCCCCTGAATCAGGCGATCCAGCTATCGGCAGAAGCACTGGAAAACCGCTTTCTGGAAAATCGTCTGATCGACATGAAAAACGGCATTGAAGGTGGCAGCAGTATTACGCAAACCGCCCGGCAAAGTGGCATCTTCACCCCGCTGGTACTGCAGATGATTGCGGTGGGTGAAGAAACCGGTCAGGTCGATGAACTGTTGCATGAAGTCTCGGATTTTTATGATCGTGAAGTGGATTACGATCTGAAAACACTGACCGCCAGGATCGAACCGTTTCTATTGGCTGTTGTGGCTGGCATGGTGCTGATTCTGGCGCTGGGGATCTTCCTGCCGATGTGGAATTTACTCGATGTTGCGCGCGGGGCTTAA
- a CDS encoding prepilin-type N-terminal cleavage/methylation domain-containing protein, with product MTQYPNRQTGLSLIELVIVVVVVSILSIVVVPRYIEIADEAKVAALQGMAGSFSTAVLSARAQWEADGKPGTQNQNWVNYDGTRFNLTAAETGGRAGYPFALQGQGSHQLGQLSVQDCLALMDNLLQNPPPSTTHASEAGSGKYQYFVEVGATRGNRFCRYYQLASASDFWTGKKAITAGHSFTYTPALGRVDINIDRNI from the coding sequence ATGACTCAGTATCCGAACCGGCAAACCGGATTATCGCTGATTGAACTGGTCATTGTTGTGGTGGTGGTCAGTATACTGTCTATCGTGGTGGTGCCCCGGTATATCGAAATTGCCGACGAGGCTAAAGTGGCCGCCCTGCAGGGCATGGCAGGCAGTTTTTCGACAGCGGTGCTGTCGGCACGCGCGCAATGGGAAGCCGATGGCAAGCCTGGCACTCAAAACCAAAACTGGGTTAATTACGACGGCACCCGGTTTAACCTGACCGCAGCAGAAACCGGCGGCAGAGCGGGATATCCGTTTGCGCTGCAGGGGCAGGGAAGTCACCAGCTCGGGCAGTTATCTGTGCAGGATTGCCTGGCGTTAATGGACAATCTGTTACAAAACCCACCGCCTTCAACCACTCATGCGAGTGAGGCGGGTTCTGGGAAATATCAGTATTTCGTCGAAGTCGGTGCAACCCGTGGGAACCGGTTTTGTCGTTATTACCAGCTGGCTTCGGCCAGTGATTTTTGGACCGGTAAGAAAGCTATAACAGCCGGCCATTCTTTTACTTACACACCGGCTTTGGGTCGGGTTGATATTAACATTGATCGCAATATTTAG